Proteins from a single region of Candidatus Parcubacteria bacterium:
- a CDS encoding hypothetical protein (Derived by automated computational analysis using gene prediction method: GeneMarkS-2+.) has protein sequence MSNKIASIILNSGRSEDYAGEAYVSQPETHKERLAGKIFVLAEMSAKKSEAQKIISFLANVFEYNYYGDEKISLREKLDDLEVEDIFESVLAKVNQALVDFLEEERLRLNPETTNLTLGVIHNNKLYFSTYGRNKAFLIYRRQGDYEIINVEMVAKDGGSVTAQPELDEDGAPLDPPVTKIFSSVVNGEIPPYSYFLFTNEALPEYLSHGEMANIITKLPPMVAAEQIKNFLKSVNSFAPFLGIIIKSNIGGIVAENYDRTEDQAAPRQLADNYPTRQAPTRKAQSSISHLNYTEQKTEKMLSSAGAISIKGLIRGVKNLLGRLKAPIKEKKAILTYQEDGTAVTPIPKEKNRLNLPRRDSFLIKTKVYFKKSPQVDKKKVKSFFKRLLIIFTPSFWTNLFGALSAWLRSVNRQHKLMMLAGLILVITLSFSLAIRSRNNEREEQDNQFLAAATSIREKQGDIFRYAAVDNINAALGVLGQALIDLEQTAPYSEEKIAEKEALKQELLAENDRIQKIVRINEPEEIFNVISVEAQADAYSLTTVDGQIFVADKNQATLYTLNLENRQIDSLSLPTSAALSRPVIYEGVAYYLASSEELVAINDGEAEIININQEVAPGSSIGFYNNRLYVLDKDANQIFRYNRSGNSFGSRTNWARGDNDFSDASDIGIDGDIYVAQENGDLMRYRLNERQTDYKSTALDPAIRADRLIVTDNNNYLLDSRHQRLVVLNKGGGLEKQYLFDRPVSDFTLGEDGQTIFILSGNKVFKFSK, from the coding sequence ATTATTACGGCGACGAAAAAATTTCGCTGCGAGAAAAACTTGATGATCTAGAGGTTGAAGACATTTTTGAAAGTGTTTTAGCTAAAGTGAACCAAGCCTTGGTTGATTTTTTAGAAGAAGAACGACTCCGCCTTAATCCGGAAACCACCAATCTTACTTTAGGGGTAATCCATAATAATAAACTATATTTTTCCACCTACGGCCGCAACAAGGCTTTTTTAATTTATCGTCGCCAGGGTGATTACGAGATTATCAACGTGGAAATGGTCGCTAAAGACGGCGGTTCCGTGACCGCGCAACCAGAACTTGATGAAGACGGCGCCCCCTTAGATCCGCCCGTTACCAAAATTTTCTCTTCGGTTGTCAATGGCGAGATTCCTCCCTACTCTTATTTCTTATTTACTAACGAAGCCTTGCCCGAATATCTCTCTCACGGTGAGATGGCCAATATTATCACGAAGCTACCGCCAATGGTGGCCGCCGAACAGATAAAAAACTTTTTAAAAAGTGTCAATTCTTTTGCCCCCTTCTTAGGGATTATTATTAAAAGCAATATTGGCGGAATCGTGGCTGAAAACTATGACCGCACTGAGGATCAAGCGGCGCCCCGACAATTGGCGGATAATTATCCGACTCGCCAAGCACCGACCCGTAAGGCGCAATCGTCCATTTCGCACCTTAATTACACCGAACAAAAAACGGAAAAAATGTTGTCTTCGGCCGGCGCGATTAGTATCAAAGGCTTAATTCGCGGGGTAAAAAATTTACTGGGCCGACTCAAGGCCCCGATTAAAGAAAAAAAGGCCATTCTCACTTATCAAGAAGATGGTACCGCCGTTACCCCAATCCCGAAAGAAAAAAATCGCTTAAACTTACCCCGACGTGATTCCTTCTTAATAAAAACTAAAGTTTATTTCAAAAAATCACCCCAAGTAGATAAAAAGAAAGTTAAAAGCTTCTTCAAACGCTTATTGATTATTTTTACACCCAGTTTTTGGACCAATCTTTTTGGCGCTCTCTCCGCTTGGCTCCGCTCTGTAAATCGCCAACATAAACTAATGATGCTGGCCGGTTTAATTTTGGTCATCACCTTAAGTTTTTCGCTGGCCATCAGAAGCCGTAATAACGAACGCGAGGAGCAAGACAATCAATTTTTGGCGGCGGCGACCTCAATTCGAGAAAAACAGGGTGATATTTTCCGTTATGCCGCCGTTGATAATATTAATGCCGCCCTCGGAGTTTTAGGCCAAGCCTTAATCGACCTGGAGCAAACCGCTCCTTATTCTGAGGAAAAAATTGCCGAAAAAGAGGCGCTGAAACAAGAGCTGCTCGCCGAAAACGATCGGATTCAAAAAATTGTCCGCATTAATGAGCCCGAAGAAATATTTAATGTGATTAGCGTGGAGGCCCAAGCTGATGCTTATAGCCTCACCACTGTTGATGGACAAATTTTTGTGGCTGATAAAAATCAAGCGACTCTCTACACTCTTAATCTTGAAAATCGTCAGATTGACTCTTTATCGCTACCGACCAGCGCTGCCCTTTCCCGGCCGGTGATTTACGAAGGCGTTGCCTATTACTTAGCCAGCAGCGAAGAGTTGGTGGCAATTAACGATGGTGAAGCAGAAATTATTAATATTAACCAGGAGGTCGCCCCCGGAAGCTCCATCGGCTTTTACAATAATCGCCTATACGTCTTAGATAAAGATGCTAATCAAATTTTCCGCTATAACCGCAGTGGCAACAGTTTTGGCTCACGCACCAATTGGGCCAGAGGTGACAATGATTTTAGCGATGCTAGCGATATCGGGATTGATGGCGACATTTATGTAGCCCAAGAAAATGGCGACCTAATGCGTTATCGCTTAAATGAAAGACAGACTGATTATAAAAGCACAGCTCTTGATCCCGCGATTCGCGCCGATCGTCTGATTGTCACGGATAATAATAATTATTTACTAGATAGCCGCCATCAACGCTTAGTCGTTTTGAATAAGGGCGGCGGGCTGGAAAAACAATACCTCTTTGACCGACCGGTAAGCGACTTCACTCTTGGCGAAGATGGACAAACGATTTTTATTCTTTCCGGCAACAAGGTGTTTAAATTTTCAAAGTAA
- the rplL gene encoding 50S ribosomal protein L7/L12 (Derived by automated computational analysis using gene prediction method: Protein Homology. GO_component: GO:0000315 - organellar large ribosomal subunit [Evidence IEA]; GO_component: GO:0022625 - cytosolic large ribosomal subunit [Evidence IEA]; GO_function: GO:0003735 - structural constituent of ribosome [Evidence IEA]; GO_process: GO:0006412 - translation [Evidence IEA]), translated as MEDEKKEVVVPEKFQDLVSQIEKLSVLDLAELVKVLEEKFGVSAAAPAMMMAAGPAAGAAEAEVKDSFDIELTDGGANKIAVIKAVRTITELGLKEAKDLVDGAPKVVKEGVKKEEAEKIKKELEEAGAKVTLK; from the coding sequence ATGGAAGACGAAAAAAAAGAGGTTGTGGTTCCTGAAAAATTTCAGGACTTAGTCAGCCAAATTGAAAAATTAAGCGTTCTTGACCTCGCTGAATTGGTCAAAGTGTTAGAAGAGAAGTTTGGTGTTTCTGCTGCTGCTCCAGCAATGATGATGGCCGCTGGGCCAGCCGCTGGTGCTGCTGAGGCCGAAGTAAAAGACAGTTTTGACATCGAATTAACCGATGGCGGCGCTAATAAAATCGCTGTTATTAAGGCGGTACGCACAATTACTGAATTAGGCTTAAAAGAAGCTAAAGATTTAGTTGATGGCGCTCCGAAAGTTGTTAAAGAAGGCGTCAAGAAAGAAGAAGCCGAAAAAATTAAGAAAGAATTAGAAGAAGCTGGTGCGAAGGTAACTTTAAAATAA
- the rplJ gene encoding 50S ribosomal protein L10 (Derived by automated computational analysis using gene prediction method: Protein Homology. GO_component: GO:0015934 - large ribosomal subunit [Evidence IEA]; GO_function: GO:0003735 - structural constituent of ribosome [Evidence IEA]; GO_process: GO:0006412 - translation [Evidence IEA]): protein MPKSKIQKQEILRTLDEQMKRSKSVIFTGFNALGVADNEALRAQLRAVGGEYYVPKKTLLKRVLKDNGLTEPQEEVLTGKVAAVFSYDDEVAAAKTVKAFSKDKADEIFFLGGVMDGRLLSKEEAISLANVPGKQELYAKLVGSINAPVSGFVNVLAGNLRGLVNVLKALSEKTA from the coding sequence ATGCCTAAAAGCAAGATTCAAAAACAAGAGATTCTGCGCACTTTAGACGAGCAAATGAAGCGATCAAAATCGGTGATTTTTACCGGCTTTAACGCTTTGGGCGTAGCGGATAACGAAGCCTTAAGAGCCCAGCTGCGCGCCGTCGGTGGAGAATACTACGTACCTAAAAAGACTCTATTAAAAAGAGTTCTTAAAGATAACGGTTTGACCGAGCCTCAAGAAGAGGTTTTAACCGGTAAAGTCGCGGCCGTTTTTTCTTACGACGATGAAGTGGCGGCTGCTAAAACGGTTAAAGCTTTTAGTAAAGATAAGGCGGATGAGATTTTTTTCTTAGGCGGAGTCATGGACGGGCGCCTATTGTCTAAAGAAGAAGCAATTTCTTTAGCTAACGTTCCCGGCAAGCAAGAGCTCTATGCCAAATTGGTTGGCTCAATTAATGCTCCGGTTTCCGGCTTCGTCAATGTCTTAGCGGGCAACCTCCGTGGCTTAGTTAATGTCTTAAAAGCCTTGAGTGAAAAAACCGCTTAA
- a CDS encoding SIMPL domain-containing protein (The SIMPL domain is named for its presence in mouse protein SIMPL (signalling molecule that associates with mouse pelle-like kinase). Bacterial member BP26, from Brucella, was shown to assemble into a channel-like structure, while YggE from E. coli has been associated with resistance to oxidative stress; Derived by automated computational analysis using gene prediction method: Protein Homology.), whose protein sequence is MKKITALILGVAILTLGAVAIVSLTNQDKTDDYFTVSAEETIYAPADIANLEVGVRSGIKPSPQAATTESNDKTNDIIAELGNLGIEQKDIKTTNYRLSPEYNWTQDRGQELIGYEVSQTLTIKVRDLEKIGTIISQTTEKGANQIGNISFTIDDDESLKSQARAGAITKAQNKAKEIAAQSGLKLGGLVNVEEGGYSEIITPSFAMMDSAKTMNEAAVSTPNIQTGENEVTVSVTLTYKVK, encoded by the coding sequence ATGAAAAAAATCACAGCTTTAATTTTAGGGGTGGCAATTTTGACTCTAGGAGCGGTCGCCATTGTCTCCCTAACAAATCAAGACAAGACCGATGACTATTTTACCGTTAGCGCCGAAGAAACCATTTACGCTCCCGCCGATATTGCTAATTTAGAGGTCGGGGTGCGCAGTGGCATTAAGCCTTCACCACAAGCCGCCACCACCGAAAGCAATGATAAAACCAACGACATTATTGCCGAACTGGGTAATTTAGGTATTGAGCAAAAAGATATTAAGACCACTAATTATCGCCTTAGCCCCGAATATAATTGGACTCAGGATCGCGGCCAAGAATTAATTGGCTATGAAGTCAGTCAAACCTTAACCATTAAGGTTAGAGATTTAGAAAAAATTGGCACCATAATTTCGCAAACAACCGAAAAAGGTGCTAATCAAATTGGCAATATTTCCTTTACGATTGATGATGACGAGTCTTTAAAATCTCAAGCGCGCGCTGGGGCAATTACTAAAGCCCAAAATAAAGCTAAAGAAATTGCGGCCCAATCCGGTTTGAAGCTGGGGGGCTTAGTGAATGTCGAAGAAGGCGGTTATTCAGAAATTATTACCCCTTCTTTTGCTATGATGGATAGCGCGAAGACCATGAATGAGGCGGCAGTTAGCACTCCTAATATCCAAACTGGCGAAAATGAAGTAACCGTGTCAGTGACTTTAACCTATAAAGTAAAATAA
- a CDS encoding GIY-YIG nuclease family protein (Derived by automated computational analysis using gene prediction method: Protein Homology.), with product MSADHQANLKKIIEKSPERPGVYFWRRADGEVLYVGRAVNLRNRLKQYLQKKLDPRIAEMVSLAATVDWLEADSLLEAIIWEAKYIKDYWPKYNIVDRDGRSFSYLVIPSGDYAKPLIARGRDLEKWPPKKAKVFGPYQSRRLLTTALRLIRPIFPWSTCQTLSGKPCFDYQIGLCPGACLGEISVADYRRNLDNLSLLLSGQKKRLLKKLSQESPEQERALKQLQDVALLERESDLRQSRPIRVEGYDISHFGGHETYAAMVVFEEGVVAKDEYRLFKIKEAPAGDDERALLETLERRFKHLEWPAPSLILIDGGRPQISFLTRHLKKLHQEIPVVGISKLNGDRLVFPFGSSPSFKEYAKELKPLLLQVRNEAHRFANYGRKRGFRL from the coding sequence ATGTCTGCTGATCATCAAGCGAACTTAAAAAAAATTATTGAGAAATCTCCAGAACGCCCGGGAGTTTATTTTTGGCGACGTGCCGATGGTGAAGTTCTTTATGTTGGCCGGGCGGTTAATTTAAGAAATCGCTTGAAACAATATTTACAGAAAAAACTTGATCCGCGGATTGCCGAGATGGTTTCTTTGGCGGCGACGGTAGACTGGTTGGAGGCCGACTCATTGCTGGAGGCCATTATCTGGGAAGCGAAATATATTAAAGATTATTGGCCGAAATATAATATTGTTGATCGCGATGGTCGCTCTTTCTCTTATTTAGTAATTCCCAGCGGTGACTACGCCAAACCATTAATTGCTCGTGGTCGTGATTTAGAAAAATGGCCGCCAAAAAAAGCTAAGGTTTTTGGTCCTTACCAATCGCGACGCTTACTGACTACCGCTTTGCGCTTAATTCGTCCGATTTTCCCTTGGAGCACTTGCCAAACTTTAAGCGGTAAGCCCTGTTTCGATTATCAAATCGGTCTGTGCCCAGGTGCTTGTTTGGGTGAAATCAGTGTCGCCGACTATCGACGCAATTTAGATAATTTAAGTCTGCTTTTGAGTGGCCAGAAAAAAAGACTTCTAAAAAAATTAAGTCAAGAAAGCCCGGAACAGGAGCGAGCTTTAAAACAGCTTCAGGATGTTGCCTTACTAGAAAGAGAGTCTGATTTGCGACAGTCGCGACCAATTCGTGTTGAAGGTTATGATATTTCTCATTTTGGTGGCCACGAAACCTATGCGGCGATGGTAGTATTTGAAGAAGGGGTAGTGGCTAAAGATGAATATCGGTTATTTAAAATAAAAGAAGCACCGGCCGGTGATGATGAAAGGGCTTTGTTAGAAACTTTAGAGCGCCGCTTTAAACATTTAGAGTGGCCCGCACCCAGTTTAATTTTAATTGACGGCGGCCGGCCGCAGATTAGTTTTTTAACCCGCCACCTAAAAAAACTTCATCAAGAAATACCGGTTGTTGGCATCTCTAAACTTAATGGTGATCGTTTAGTCTTTCCGTTTGGCAGCAGTCCTAGTTTTAAAGAGTACGCCAAAGAGCTAAAACCCTTGTTGCTACAGGTTCGCAATGAAGCTCACCGGTTTGCTAATTATGGACGAAAACGGGGCTTTCGGCTATAA